The sequence CGGCGCTGTTCCAGCTACGGATCAGGCCTTCGCCCCATTCGGCGGCGATCACGGTTTGCGCGCGCTGCGCGGCAGCGGCTGGCGGCACGCCGAGCGAATTGCCGTCGAGGTAGATGGTGGTCGGCGACAGTGCGAACTGGTCGCGCAGTAAGGCGAGCGGGTCGGCGCTGTCGAGCGCCAGGGCTTCTTCACGGTGGTTCATGATGGTTCCGTCAGTCGGATACAGGATCGAGAGTGGGATGGTGGGAGACTCGGCGGCGTTTAGCGGTCGGCGTTCAGCGTTCGGTGGGCGTCAGCGTCAGGAGTCGGCAGCGGCGTTCGCCGTCGGCAGCGCACGCAGAATCGCGCGCACCGGGCTCGCATCGAGCGTGGTCAGCTTGAGCGGCAGCGCGATCAATTCATAGTCGCCAGGCGCGACGGCATCCAGCACGATGCCTTCGAGAATCGCCATGCGGTGCGCGCGGATTCGGTGGTGCGCATCCATCGTCTTCGACTCTTGCGGATCGAGCGACGGCGTATCGATGCCGATAAGTTGCACGCCACGTGCGGCGAGCAAATCGATCGTCTCCGGCGCGACCGCGCAAAACGCGCTGTCCCACGCGGCTGTTGGCGCGGTTTTGTAAGTGCGTAGTAAGACTCGCGGCGGCAGGTCGTCGAGCGAACCGGTCAGGTGTTGTGGCGTCACAACAGGGGCCGCGCCGATGCAATGAATCACGCGGCATCGGCCGAGGTAGGCGTCGAGCGGCACTTCGCCGATTGCCGCGCCTTGTGCGTCATAGTGCAGCGGCGCGTCGGTGTGCGCGCCGGTGTGCGGCGACAGCGTCAGGCGCGCGACGTTGACGGGCGAGCCCGCCTCCATGCGCCACACGCGTTCTATGCCGACCGGCGTATCGCCCGGCCAGACGGGCGTTGCGGTATCGACGGCGGGGGTGATGTCCCAGATTGTTTGCATGTCTCCATCGGCGGATTGTGTCTATCTCGAAATGATAGGTGGCCTGCCGCGAAATGTGATTGCGAAAAAATCTCCTTCTGCGTCGTGTCTTGGAACATAATTTGGCATAAATGGGAAAGGGAGACCGAATATGAACGCGATCTCGCTCGACGCCACCGATTGCCGTATCTTGACGGTGCTTCAGCAAGAAGGACGGATCAGCAATCTCGACCTGGCGGAGCGCATCTCGCTCTCGCCATCGGCCTGTCTACGACGTCTGCGCCTCCTGGAGGAGCAGGGCGTCATCGAACATTACCGTGCGTGTCTGAACCGCGAAGTGCTGGGTTTCGAACTGGAAGCGTTCGTGCAGGTGTCCATGCGCAACGACCAGGAGAACTGGCACGAGCGCTTTGCCGAAGCGGTGCGGGACTGGCCGGAAGTGGTCGGCGCGTTCGTCGTGACCGGCGAAACCCATTACCTGCTGCGGGTTCTCGCGCACAACCTCAAACACTATTCGGATTTCGTGCTGCAGCGCCTCTACAAGGCGCCCGGCGTGATGGATATTCGTTCGAATATCGTGCTGCAGACGTTGAAGGTAGATTCCGGCGTACCGGTGGCGTTGGTGACCAAAAGCAGCAGCCATGGCACCGCGCATAACGACCGCTGATTGTGAGTAAACGCGCCGCCGGCTCAGGAGCTGCGAGGCGGCTCGGCAGCGGCGCGGTTCAGATCGATTTAAGCCCGTGGAACTGGCCGCTCTGAAACACCAGCGGCGAGGTCTCCGCGGCATTCTCGTGCACGCCGCAGCGCTCCACTTCGCCGACGAAAATCACGTGGTCGCCTTCCTCGTAGCGGCTACGGTTATGGCATTCGAACCACGCTAGCGCGCCGTCGAGCACCGGCATGCCGGAGTCGCCCGCCGCGTGCGACACGCCTTCGAAGCGGTCACCCTTCACGGTGGCGAAGCGTTTGCACAGATCGAGCTGCGACGCGGCCAGCACATTCACTACGTAGTGGCTATTGGACTGGAACACCGGCATCGAGGCCGATCGCGTCGCCAGACTCCACAGCACCAGCGGCGGGTCGAGCGAAACCGAATTAAACGAACTGGCCGTGATGCCGATCAATTGGCCGGACGCCGCACGCGTTGTAATAACGGTGACGCCGGTGGCGAATTGGCCGAGCGCCTGTTTGAAGGCGTTCTGGTCGAAGTTGGGCGGACTGGCGTGCTTCATCGGCAGGATGCCCCTCGTGCAAACAGGACCCACTCCGGACCGAACCCGTCGCACGCGTGGCCGAAAACAAATGATTCGAAAGTCATAGTGAAAATCGTCGATTTATCCCAATTTTAACTGCAATCGCGGCGAATTGGCCGCGACCCCAGCCGACATGTGGTTAAGCGCACTAAGCTGGAAGGTCCCGGTGGTGGCATGAGCGTTGCGGTAAAGCGGAACCGGCATCGGCCGTTTATGCGTATCTAGGAGCGTGCAGCATGAGTCAGACAGGCGAAGTCGCCACTCTCGGTGGCGGGTGTTTCTGGTGCCTCGAAGCGGTGTATCTGGGCGTCGACGGTGTGAATTCGGTGGAGTCGGGCTATGCGGGCGGCCAGACCCAGCATCCGACCTATGAACAGGTGTGTGACGGCGTGACCGGTCACGCTGAAGTCGTGAACGTCGACTTCGATCCGGCGAAGATCAACTATCGCGAGATTCTGGATATTTTCTTTGCGATCCACGATCCGACGCAGTTGAACCGGCAGGGTAACGACGTCGGCACGCAATACCGGTCGGTGATTTTCACGCACTCGGAAGCGCAGCGTGAGACGGCGTTGCAGGCGATCCGCGAGATCGGCGAGCAGCAGATTTACGACGAGCAGATCGTCACCCAGGTGCTGCCGTTGGACGGCAATTACTGGCCGGCCGAGGCCTATCATCAGAACTATTTCGCGCAGCATCCGAATCAGGGCTACTGCTCGTTCGTGGTGGCGCCGAAGGTCGCGAAGTTTCGGCAGAAATTCGCGCATCGGATCAAGGCGGGTTGAGGGGGAGCGGCCAGCGATGGCCGCTTTTTTCCTATCTGCCTGGGTTTATCGCGTTACCGTCTGTCGCTTATCGCCTATCGCGTTACGGTTCACCGCGCTGCGGCGTCTGGTCCTCGCGCTCGGCTTCATGTTCCTCGCGCGCGGCGTCGCGCTCATCCTCATGCTCATGTTCGTGAGCTTGCCGTGCGTACGCTTCGATAATCTCTCTCGCCAACTCGACGCAGCTCAGTGGCGCCGACCCCTCCGCCTTATTGTTGATCGCGATCACCACCGGCTGGCCGGCCAGCGCGTAGCGCGCGGCCAATTCAGCGAGCGCCGCGCGCGTCGCCGGGTCGTGATCGACCAACTGGTTGAACGGTTCGTACTTGGCCTTCGCCTGTTCGTATTTGAAGCCGCCGTGCAGACTCCAGCGCACGATCAGCGGCCCGGCCGGCTCGCCGTCCAGTAGCGCGAGCGCTGCCGCCTGCCGCAACGGATCCGGCATGCGCGCATGAATCCCCACGCAATAGCGCACGCCGGCCGTCTTCAGCGTACGGATGAAGCGCGGCGTCAGCAGACTCGCGTCGCGGATTTCGATCGCGTAGCAGGTGCCGTCGGGCAGCTTGGGTAACGCCATCAAAAACTCGGCCAGACGTTCGATGAACACCGCCGGCTGCGCCAGCATCTGATCCGGCAGCGGCGACAGCTGGAACACCAGCGCGCCGGCCTTCGCGCCGAGTCCTTCGACACACGGCGTGACGAAGTCGTCGATCGCCATTTGCGCGTTCAGAAAACACGGGTTCAGCGCGACCGGCTCGCCGCGTTCGGCGCGCACGGTGGCGTCGGTGATCGTCATCGGCGCTTTGACGATGAAGCGGAAGTGCTCGGGTACCTGCTGCGCGTAGCGCAAGTATTCGGTGACCGTGAGCGCCTGATAGAACGAGCGGTCGATGCTGACCGTCTTCAGCAACGGATGCGCGCCGTAGGCGGTGAGGCCTTCGCGCGAGAGTTTGCTGTTGCTGTATTCGTCGCCATAGACGATGCCGTTCCAGCCCGGGAACGACCAGGTGGACGTGCCGAGATGGATCTGCGGCGGAAGACCCGTGGCGAGCGCGATGAGTTCGGGCGAGGGCGGGGCGGCGATGACGTCGCGGGCGCGGCGTTTTTTCTTCGGCTCCGCTGGAGCGGGCGTGGCCGTGGCCGTGGCCGTGGTGAGACCCGTGTCGGGCGACGTTGCCGAATCACCAGGCGCTGCCGCCGCCACCCGCGCCAGCGGCATCCCGAACAGATCGAACTGCACAGCTCCGCCGTCGGCGTCCACCGCGCCAGTCACTGTCTGCTCAACTTCACTTGTCCCGCTCTGATCCATCGATCGTCGACCTGCTGTTCAAGGGTTGCGCCACGCTGGGCCGCTACTGCACGACGCCGCAGCGCAACCGCGTCACGGCGCTTTGTCGTACATATAACGGCGCGACCACGGCAAGGTTTTCGCGCTACGGCCGGCTTTGCGGCAGACCACCTGGTAGATCGAGACGTCGTCGGTTTCGAACGCATACGCGCAACCGGCCAGGTACACGCGCCAGATGCGGAATTTTTCGTCGTCGACCAGCGTGCGGGCTTCGTCCGCATGCGCTTCGAAATTGTCCGCCCACAGATTCAGCGTGTGCGCATAGTGACGGCGCAGGCTTTCGACGTCAACCGCTTCGAGCCCGCCGCGCTGCATCGCTTCGAGCGCGAGGCCGATGTGCGGCAGCTCGCCGTCCGGGAACACATAACGATCGATAAACTCGCCGCCGCCCAGCGCGGTCTCGCCGCTGTCGGAATCGCTCGACGTAATACCGTGGTTCATCGCCACGCCGTCATCGACCAGCAGATCGTGAATCTTCTCGAAGTAGCCCGGCAGATTCTTGCGGCCCACGTGCTCGAACATGCCGACGCTGGTAATCCGGTCGAACTGTCCTTCGACGTCGCGATAATCCTGCAGACGAATTTCGATCTGGCCTTCCAGGCCCGCGGCTTTCACGCGCGCGGTGGCGAGATCGAACTGGTTCTGCGAGAGCGTCACGCCCACGCATTGCGCGCCGAACTTCTGCGCCGCGCGCAGCACGAGCGCGCCCCAGCCGCAGCCGATGTCGAGCAGACGCTGCCCGGGCTGCAACTGGATTTTGGTGAGAATGTGATCGATCTTCTTGATCTGCGCGGTGGCGAGATCTTCGTCGCCATTCTCGAAGTACGCACACGAGTACACCATGTTCTCATCGAGCCACAGCTGGTAGAACTCGTTCGAGACGTCGTAGTGATACTGGATCGCCTTCTTGTCCGACGCTTTCGAGTGATGAAAATAGCGCCGCACGCGCGCCAGCTTGCTCGCGCTGTTGACGGTATTGCGCGCCAACTGGTAGCTGATATTGATGATGTCCGACAGCTTGCCTTCGATGTCGATCTTGCCCTTCACGTACGCCTCGCCGAGATTGTCGAGGCTCGGTTCGAGCAGATAGGGCAGCGCCGTGGCGCTTTTGACATGAAGGGTGACCTGAGGCGCCGCGAACTGCCCGAAGTCATGTTGCTGACCGTCCCACAGCACGAGGCGTGCGGGCAGGTTAGCTTTGGTTTTTACGTCTTCCACCCACTGCGCCAGCTTTTTCTCCCAGAACATGTGATCTCTCCGTGTCCGTTGAATTAAAGCAAAGCTTGTGTGGATCGCAGCCCAGTGCGGCGCAACTCCCGTGCCGCGAGATGCCATCCGGCCGGCGTGCGCTGCTACGTTGGCAGCGCGCGCGACGGCGTTAAATTCCGAGTCAGGGCGACAGACGGGAGATTTGCCAGTCGCTGTGTTCGCTTGAACGCGTGTAGAGCAGACGGTCGTGCAGACGCGACGGTCGGCCCTGCCAGAATTCGATTGCTTCGGGTACCAAACGATAACCGCCCCAATGCGGCGGACGCGGCGGCTGGTCGCCGTAGAGCAGGGTGATTTCGCGCTCGCGTGTCTCGAGTTGCGAGCGGCTTTCAATTGCCTGACTCTGATTGGATGCCCATGCACCGATGCGTGAACCGAGCGGACGCGAGGCGAAGTACTTGTCGCTTTCTTCCGCGCTGGTTTTGACAATGCTGCCCTCGATACGCACCTGGCGCTCGAGTTCGATCCAGTAAAACAGCAGGCTCGCG is a genomic window of Paraburkholderia bryophila containing:
- the pdxH gene encoding pyridoxamine 5'-phosphate oxidase, which codes for MTSLADLRNNYSLGSLDVADVDRNPFRQFDTWFEQAVDAQLPEPNTMTLATVDSRGRPSARIVLIKGVDERGFVFFTNYESRKGCELAANPYASLLFYWIELERQVRIEGSIVKTSAEESDKYFASRPLGSRIGAWASNQSQAIESRSQLETREREITLLYGDQPPRPPHWGGYRLVPEAIEFWQGRPSRLHDRLLYTRSSEHSDWQISRLSP
- the kynB gene encoding arylformamidase, producing the protein MQTIWDITPAVDTATPVWPGDTPVGIERVWRMEAGSPVNVARLTLSPHTGAHTDAPLHYDAQGAAIGEVPLDAYLGRCRVIHCIGAAPVVTPQHLTGSLDDLPPRVLLRTYKTAPTAAWDSAFCAVAPETIDLLAARGVQLIGIDTPSLDPQESKTMDAHHRIRAHRMAILEGIVLDAVAPGDYELIALPLKLTTLDASPVRAILRALPTANAAADS
- a CDS encoding flavin reductase family protein; the encoded protein is MKHASPPNFDQNAFKQALGQFATGVTVITTRAASGQLIGITASSFNSVSLDPPLVLWSLATRSASMPVFQSNSHYVVNVLAASQLDLCKRFATVKGDRFEGVSHAAGDSGMPVLDGALAWFECHNRSRYEEGDHVIFVGEVERCGVHENAAETSPLVFQSGQFHGLKSI
- a CDS encoding Lrp/AsnC family transcriptional regulator, which codes for MNAISLDATDCRILTVLQQEGRISNLDLAERISLSPSACLRRLRLLEEQGVIEHYRACLNREVLGFELEAFVQVSMRNDQENWHERFAEAVRDWPEVVGAFVVTGETHYLLRVLAHNLKHYSDFVLQRLYKAPGVMDIRSNIVLQTLKVDSGVPVALVTKSSSHGTAHNDR
- a CDS encoding DUF72 domain-containing protein, whose product is MDQSGTSEVEQTVTGAVDADGGAVQFDLFGMPLARVAAAAPGDSATSPDTGLTTATATATPAPAEPKKKRRARDVIAAPPSPELIALATGLPPQIHLGTSTWSFPGWNGIVYGDEYSNSKLSREGLTAYGAHPLLKTVSIDRSFYQALTVTEYLRYAQQVPEHFRFIVKAPMTITDATVRAERGEPVALNPCFLNAQMAIDDFVTPCVEGLGAKAGALVFQLSPLPDQMLAQPAVFIERLAEFLMALPKLPDGTCYAIEIRDASLLTPRFIRTLKTAGVRYCVGIHARMPDPLRQAAALALLDGEPAGPLIVRWSLHGGFKYEQAKAKYEPFNQLVDHDPATRAALAELAARYALAGQPVVIAINNKAEGSAPLSCVELAREIIEAYARQAHEHEHEDERDAAREEHEAEREDQTPQRGEP
- the msrA gene encoding peptide-methionine (S)-S-oxide reductase MsrA — protein: MSQTGEVATLGGGCFWCLEAVYLGVDGVNSVESGYAGGQTQHPTYEQVCDGVTGHAEVVNVDFDPAKINYREILDIFFAIHDPTQLNRQGNDVGTQYRSVIFTHSEAQRETALQAIREIGEQQIYDEQIVTQVLPLDGNYWPAEAYHQNYFAQHPNQGYCSFVVAPKVAKFRQKFAHRIKAG
- a CDS encoding SAM-dependent methyltransferase — encoded protein: MFWEKKLAQWVEDVKTKANLPARLVLWDGQQHDFGQFAAPQVTLHVKSATALPYLLEPSLDNLGEAYVKGKIDIEGKLSDIINISYQLARNTVNSASKLARVRRYFHHSKASDKKAIQYHYDVSNEFYQLWLDENMVYSCAYFENGDEDLATAQIKKIDHILTKIQLQPGQRLLDIGCGWGALVLRAAQKFGAQCVGVTLSQNQFDLATARVKAAGLEGQIEIRLQDYRDVEGQFDRITSVGMFEHVGRKNLPGYFEKIHDLLVDDGVAMNHGITSSDSDSGETALGGGEFIDRYVFPDGELPHIGLALEAMQRGGLEAVDVESLRRHYAHTLNLWADNFEAHADEARTLVDDEKFRIWRVYLAGCAYAFETDDVSIYQVVCRKAGRSAKTLPWSRRYMYDKAP